Proteins encoded together in one Diceros bicornis minor isolate mBicDic1 chromosome 18, mDicBic1.mat.cur, whole genome shotgun sequence window:
- the LOC131416649 gene encoding olfactory receptor 1G1, translated as MGWENLTDISEFFLLGLSEQPEQQEVLFGLFLSVYLVTVVGNLLIILAIIADAHLHTPMYFFLANLSLADTCFVSTTVPKMLANIWTQNQVISYAGCLSQLYFFMLFVMLEAFLLAVMAYDRYVAICHPLHYIMVMSPELCVLLVSTSWIMNALHSLLHTLLMNSLSFCEDHKIPHFFCDINPLLSLSCADPFINELVIFTTGGLAGLVCVLCLIIFYAYIFLTILKIPSAQGKRKAFSTCSSHLSVVSLFFGTSFCVYFSPPSTRSAQMDTVASVMYTVVTPMLNPFIYSLRNRDIKSSLTKLIWVKKIHLY; from the coding sequence ATGGGATGGGAAAACCTAACCGACATCTCGGAATTTTTCCTCCTGGGGCTCTCCGAACAGCCAGAGCAGCAAGAGGTCCTCTTTGGGCTGTTCCTGTCCGTGTACCTGGTCACGGTGGTGGGCAACCTCCTCATCATTCTGGCCATCATCGCTGATGCTCACCTCCAcactcccatgtacttcttcctggcCAACCTCTCCCTTGCTGACACCTGCTTTGTGTCTACCACTGTCCCCAAGATGCTGGCAAACATATGGACCCAGAATCAGGTCATCTCGTATGCAGGGTGTCTATCACAACTGTATTTTTTCATGCTGTTTGTGATGCTGGAGGCATTCCTCTTGGCCGTCATGGCCTacgaccgctatgtggccatatGCCACCCACTCCATTACATCATGGTCATGAGCCCTGAGCTCTGTGTCCTCCTAGTGTCTACATCCTGGATCATGAACGCCCTCCACTCTCTCCTACACACGCTCCTTATGAACAGCCTGTCCTTCTGTGAAGACCACAAGATCCCACACTTCTTCTGTGACATCAACCCCCTTCTGAGTCTGTCCTGCGCAGACCCCTTCATCAATGAGCTGGTGATCTTCACCACTGGGGGTCTTGCAGGCCTAGTTTGTGTGCTTTGCCTGATTATCTTTTATGCATACATTTTCTTGACCATCCTAAAGATCCCATCAGCTCAGGGAAAGCGGAAAGCCTTTTCCACCTGCAGCTCTCATCTCTCTGTGGTCTCTCTATTCTTTGGAActtctttttgtgtttatttcagTCCACCCTCCACCCGCTCAGCACAGATGGACACAGTTGCATCAGTGATGTACACAGTGGTAACCCCGATGCTAAATCCTTTTATCTATAGTTTGAGGAATAGAGACATCAAGTCTTCCCTGACAAAGCTAATTTGGGTTAAGAAAATTCATTTGTATTAG